The Halobacteriovorax sp. HLS DNA segment AAAATTTGTAATAACGCTAAAGTAGCAAAAAGCTTTAGCTCAAGACTGATTGGTCTAATGTTTAAAGAAAGTATGAAGGACTTTGATGGATTATTAATAACACAGTGTAATTCGATCCATACTTTTTTTATGAAATATGATTTAGATCTAATTTTCTTAAATAAGGATTATGAAGTAATTAAAGTAATTGAAAACATGAAACCTTGGAGAATGTCATTGATGTATTTTTCGGCGACTCAAGTTTTAGAAGTCGTCGCAGGAACATTACAGGGGCGGATTGTTAAAGGTAATAAACTGGATATTAAATGTATAAACTAGTCGTTGTTGGCGGAAAATTAAGAGGTGAGGAATTCGTTTTAGAAAACGGAGAAAATACACTCGGTCGAAGTGAAGAATGTAGTATTCCGTTTGCTGTTAATGGTGTATCTAAAAAACATATGGCCGTCACAGTAACAGGGGATGCTGCTTATTTGCAAGATCTTGGAAGTTCTAATGGTACTTTTTTAAATGGTAAAATAGTTAAAAGAGCGACTATTAAGAATGGCGATAAAATAGCATTACCAGATTCAATTTTACAGGTTGTGTATGTCGCAGAGAAAAAGGTCGTAATCAAAAAAAGAGCTACCAGTGAAGAAGATGAAGATGATGTAGATTTCATTACAGATATCCCTCCTGTGCCGGAGTCATTACCTGCTAAGATTATTTGGGCATTTAAGTATAAAGTGATGCCTGTCTTTCATGGAATAAATGAAGAATATGAATGGAGAGTTCTGTTTGGAATTCTTTTGGCACTTTTAAGTGTCGTAACTATTACTTTAACTATTTTTCCGGTAATTCAAACAAGTCGTAGAACTCTTTTACTTGAAACAGCTGAGCGTGGTGCGCACTATGCAGAAGAGATTGCAAGAACTAACGCAAAAGCTCTTGAAACAAAGAATTTAGATCAGTTGAATACTGCATTCATGAATAATATTAAAGACGTAAAAAGTTACGATCTGTTTGACCTTGAAGGTCGAATTGTAAGACCGCTTGTGCGTATGAATAGTTATATTGATGATACTCACTCTATTAAAGTGAAGGAATGGGCTGAAAAGACTAAGAATGATGAACTGTCCGTTTATAAGAAAAGGCTACCTGATGATGAAATCGGAATCGGTAGAAAAATTGTTTCATACAATTTTAAGACAGGAGTTATGGAACCGGTAGGTGTTATCGCCATTAGGTTTAGCCCAAAGTCACTCGCTGTAGAGGCACAAGAAAGTACAAAGTCTTATCTAGAAGCACTTATGACTTCTTTCTTAGTGGCCATCATATTCTTTGCAATTGTTTATTACTTAACAATACGTCCACTTGAAGAGATGAAATATCAAATTGAAGAGTCCCTTCGTGGAAAGAGAAGAAATGTGGAGAGTCGATTTCTATTCAGTGAAATGAATGGCCTTAGATCATCGGTAAATTCAATTTTACAACGAATTCGTGAACTTCAAAGTGAAGAAGCAGATAGCGAATTTGCTGAAATGGAGTCTGATGAAGGTTATGTAAATAGCTTGAAAGAATTTATGAGAGGCGCGGGCGTAGGTGTTATAGTTCTTAATTCCGAAAAATCCGTTGAAGCTGTAAATAATGAAGCTGAAGATATAACAGGAATAAGAGAATCAAGTTCTCAAGGAATGAATATATCTGATGTATCTAGAGAGAAAGGGTTTGCTGGCACAGTTATTGAGCTATGTGATAACTCTGCTAATAATGGTGGTACTAATCAAGAGGGAGAATATGAGTTACAAGGGAATCCGTATGCGATCCACGTAACAGCACTTTTAGGCAGAGATAACTTTGCTAAAGCTTTTTATATAACATTTGTTAAAGCATGAAGTCACAGAACGTAAGAATAACAAGAGATTTAACTAGACCAGAAGCTGAAGGCGTTCACTTTCGTCTTTTGTGTATGACTGGGAAAAATAAAGGTCTTGTATATTACCTTAAAGGTAAGCGGGTTGTTCTAGGACGTTCTGATAAAATTGATGTTCAAGTGTTAGACACTAAGAGCTCGAGAGAGCATGCCGAGTTAACAAGATTTGGGAATACATATATCGCAACAGATCTTGGTTCTCAAAATGGTATTATCATTAATGATCTTAAAGTTAGTCAACACCAATTGACTGATGGAGATAAGATCATCATAGGTCAAACTGTGTTTAAGTTTAATATCATAGTTGTGAAAAATGAACTCATCGAAGTAGATGAAGAAGATGAAGACGAAGAAGATGATGACGAGGAATACGAAGAAGAGGTAACAAAAAAATCAAAGAAGAAGGCCGCTTCTCCTGCTGATAAGAAAAAAAAGTTAATATACGCCGCTGTCGCTGTTCTTCTTGTCGTTATGTTCTTGCCAAGTGAACCGCCGAAAAAAACAACAAAAAAACCTGTCGTTGCGAAAGAGGATAAATCATTGGCGGAAGTTTTACGCAATCGCAATAAAGACTATGATCAAGAAACTGAAGAAAAGATAGATGTTATACTACATAGAGGTTATAGGGAATTGAGAGAAAATAACTATATGCGAGCAATTGAAGAATTTAATATGGCCTTAATCTTAAGTCCAAATCATGGGAGGGCAAGTGCTTCTCTTGAAAAGTCTAAAATGTTGCTAGATGAACAAGTTAAAAGTCAGTTTAATAAAGCAAAAAGAGAGATTGACTCTCTGAAATATCAGAAAGCCGTAAGGATTTATTGTTCAATCCTTAGGTATTTGCAAGAAAAGCCTGAAGATGAAAGATATAAAAGGGCAGATAAAGAAATTAAAGCAATAATCGATGAACAAGGTTTGAGGGCGGATGAAGTTAAGTGTTTCTAAAAATAATATTCCGTATGAAGACTTTGACTTAACTAGCGAATTAACAATTGCTGGTCAGGGACTAAGCTTCTTGATTGGACGCTCTTCTGAGTGTCATGTTCACCTTGATGATAAAATGGTCTCTAGAGAACATGCTGTTCTTGAGTTTAATCAGAATAAGTGGAAAATTAGACAGGTATCAGAGTATAGTCCACTTAATATAAATGGAAAAACTGTTACAGAATCAGAGATTAATTCTGGTGATATGATAATGATAGGACCTTTTGCTCTAACCTGTTTTGTTACGAATTTATCCATACCAGCGAAAGAAGAAGCTAACGAAGAAATAGTAGAAGAAAATATAGCAGAAGAAGCTGTGGAGGGAGAAGATGTCTTCACTGAAACTATTGCTGTTTCATCTGAAGAAGCGATACAGGAAGATCCTCTAGATCTAGATAACGAAAATGAGGATGTAGATGATTTAGATCCTGTTACTAATGCTGGAGGAAGCTCTCAAATTGGTGAAGCAACATCGTTTTTTTCAGGTCAAAATGATGAAGTCGAGTTTCCTGAAGACAATGATGGAACTGAAAGCTTCGGAGAACAAATTGATGGTGAAGCAGATCAATATTCTGATGAGTATGCTGATGATGGTTATGAAGATGACTATGGACTAGATGATGATTATGAGGAAGATGATAAGACCCAAGTCTTGCAGTCTTTTGCATCATTTGCGTTAGAGCTTTTTGGAGAGTTTGCACCTTATGACAAATATAATATTGAAGAGACTGAAGTCATCATAGGACGTGACCCTGCAAAATGTCACATTGTTCTTAACGACCCCGAAGTTTCTTCGACGCATGCAAAATTAAAGAAGAATAATATAACTTGTATATTGGAAGATCTTCAATCAGGGAATGGAACCATTCTCAATGGTGAGAGAATTAATCAAACAGTATTAACCAATTCGGATGAATTTATCATCGGTTCAACTACTTTTACTTTCCATGTTGGCTCAGACTTCTTAGATAAAGAAAAAGATCGTTTGATGCCCGTAGAGGAAAATCAGAGTGTTGAAGTTGAAGAAGTAGTAGAAGTCTCTGAAGATTATGAAGGAGACGTGGAAGACTTCGAATTTACGGAAGGTGGAACTTTTGGAGAAACTGAGTCCGTTGGACCTGTTCCTCTATTTTCTAAAGCCGCACTAAAAGATCCTGTTCAAAGAAAGAAATTAATTTATGGTGTCGTAGGAATATTATTAGCGATTGTCTTTCTTGCTCCTGATCCTGCAACTGAAGTAAGTAAAAAAAATAAAGAAAAGAACGCAAAGATTGAAGCTGGTCCAAAAAAGGCCCTTTCAACTCCGGAAATCAAGCTTAAACCTGAGCAATTAGAATTTGTAGATGCTCAGTATCAACTTGCAAAAGAATTAATTGAAACTGGAAAGTATGAACAGGCAATTTTTGAAATTGATAAGCTTAAGCAAGTCATTCCTGAATATAAGAACTCTAATCAGTTATATAATGTCGCTAAGACTAATTTGGCCCGAATTGAAGAACTAGAAAGAAAGCGAAGAGAAGAAATTAGAAAGAAAGTTCTACTCGCAAAGGTTGCTAAGTTAGTTGTCAAAGCTAAAGAAGCAACTAAGGAGAGACAAGAAGCTCTAGCAAGATCTCTATTTCAAGAGATCTTAAGCCTTGACCCTGAAAACTTTGATGTTCCACAGCTAAAACTAGAGTTGGATGAGTGGAAAAAAGAAATAGATCGTATTGCTGTTGAAAAAGCTGCAAGGGAAGCGGAAAGAAAGCGACAAATTAAAGAACTCGAGCCTGGGAAAACTTATTACACAAAAGGTGATTGGCATAGAGCGACGCTCAAACTGGAAACTTTTTTGAGACTTCAGGGCATGGATGCTGATCTAGTAAAAGAAGCAACAAAAATGCTTAAAGAATCAAAAGAGAATTTGAATAATGTTATTCAGCCTCTTCTTGGAAAGGCACGCTCTTTAAGTGAAGGCCAAGATCTCAAGGGCTCGTATGAGACGTATAATAAAATATTGAGTTTTGACCCAACTCATAGAGAGGCATTAAATGAAATGGATGCAATTAGAACAACTCTATATACCAGATCACGTAAGGTTTTCAGAGAGGCCATTATTGCAGAATCGTTAAGTCTTTTTAATGAAGCAAAAGAGAAATTTCAAGAAGTTCAACAAATATCTCCATCTGATAGTGAATATTATCAAAAAGCTACAGATAAACTCAAAAACTATTTGGAGTGAAAGTGGTAAAATTAAAAAGTTACAGTGTTCATACTAATCAGGGTCCGTATTTACAAATTAATGAAGATGACGCAGTTGTTGATTTAAAAAATAAGCTCTATTTAATTTTTGATGGCTTCGGTGGTTCAAATATTGGTGACAAGGCCGTAGCTCAATTAAAGGAATCAATTTTAAAGTTTTATACTAAAATTGGAGGGGACCCTGATTCAACATTTCCTTTCTACTATAGTCATAAATATTTAATTGAGGGAAATGCTCTAGTAAATTCGATGCATCTAGCGCATGCAAATCTAAAAAAAGAAAATCAACAAAAAGACCTTTCTTCAAGAGGAGGAGCATCGTGTATAGCTGCTAGTCTAGCAGACTCTATTCTAACCTTTGCTTCTACTGGTAATTGTTGCGGCTATATCTTTCGTAGGGGTGTTTTAAAGAGAATTGTTCACCCAGACTCTTTAGAAGCCCTTAGTGAAGACTCTTACGAAATACAATTTAGAACAACTCCTATGAGCGGGTTTGGTCTATTTGACGATCTTCATCTTAATGTTTTAGAGCACAAAGTAATTCCTGGTGATCTATTTGTTCTCATGACTGATGGTGCATATTCAAGACTAAGCAATGATGAGATTAAACATATAATTGAAGTAGCAGACACAAATGATGGAACAAAAATTGATAAAATTAACGAACTGGCCAATCAGCGAGGAAACTTAGATAATCAGTCGACTATTTTTCTCCAGTTTTAATAGAATAATCAGTTGCTTACCGGCCCATTATAGGTGACAATATTTTTATGGCAGAAAAAATATTAGTCGCAGATGACAGTCTTACAATTCAAAAAGTTATAGCAATCACTTTAGCAAATACTGACTATGAATTAGTCGAGTGTTTGTCACATAAAGAGCTTGTTTCTCAATTAGAATCAGATACATTTAAATTAGTTCTATTAGATTTTAATTTATCTGACTCAAAATCAGGTTACGAACTTGGACAAGAAATTAAAAAATTAAGTTCAGATGTTTCTGTACTAGCAATGCTCGGTACATTTGATACTGTTGATGATCAACAACTTTCAGATTCGGGTATTGAAGATAAAATTGTAAAACCTTTTGAAAGTGAAAAATTCATTCAAAAGTGTAGAGCTCTTATTGAAAATAGTGATGCTACTTTAGAAGATGATTTCGCTGAAGTGGAAATCCAACAAGACTTTGGTAATGATGAGATCGAAGAAGAGCAAGAAATTGGTTCTGATTGGGTTGTAGACTCACCAAAGCCTGATGATATTTCTAGCTCAAGTCTTGAAGAAGTTGATCAAAAACCGACAAGTGCTGAATTTGATACTGATACTGCCAAAAATGCCCTATCTGAAGAAATGAATAGTTGGGGAATCGAAGTTCCAGATGTAATTGGTGAAGAAAAGAAATTTGGAATTTTTCCTCCTAAGATTGAATCTGATAATGTCGAACAATCTCTTGAGGAGAATCTTCCTGATGAGAGTGATTTAGTTTATCCAGAGTTTGGAACTAGCGAGTTTGAAGAACTTGACCTTGATGATGATGAAGATCTAGATGCTACAGATCCTTCTTTTCAAATGCCAACTGACTTTAATGAAAGTACTGAAAATGTGCTATCAATTGAAGAAGAGATTGATGGAGATGAATTCTGGGCCGTAGATGAAGACGGTGAGAGTGATTCTTCTAATGTTGTTTCAATCGAAGATGTAACACAACTAAGTCCGAGTGAGAATATTTCTGATATTGATGATTTAGATGATCTAGAAGAAGAGGAAGTAGATCAAATCTTTTCTGATCTCGAAAATGAAATCGATTCTGAAAAAGAAAGCTATCATGTAGCTGAAACAAAGAATATCCCTATTGAAAAGCTTGATTTTGATTCGGATGAAATTGTTGCACAAGTAAAAGAATCACTCACACCAATTTTAGAAGAGCTTGTTAAAAAATTCTGTAAAGATAAGATTGAGCAGGTTGCATGGGAAGTAATTCCTGATCTTGCTGAGAATTTAATAAAAAAAGAAATTAAAGATATTTCTGATAGCTTAGAAAGCTAGATTAGATAAATTGAACCTGAGTATGCTTTTTGAATAAGCCCTTTGTCTTCTATAAGGGCTTCTCCACTGCTTCCAATACCTTTAAAAACTCCTTCCAAATGAAATGTATCATCTTTTATAAGCACATTTTTATTCATGTGAGCACATTTATCATTCCATTTCTTAATAACTTCAATAGAAGAGATTCTATTACTTAAAATATATTCATATAGTTCTAGAGATATGTTTTTAATTTCCTCATTGCTTAGAGATTTATTTGTTATTGAAGAACGTCCAAATTTAAATTCTTCACACTTTTCTATTTTTTCTGATTGACCAAGATTTAGACCAAGTCCTGCAACAATTTTCTCTGAATATGTTTGACATAGAATACCTCCACATTTGAATAAATCATGAGTGAGGATGTCATTAGGCCACTTGAGTTGAAGCTTATACAGACTTAAGAAGTCACAAATTAATACGCCTAGTTCTAATGAAGTTAAAGTTAGAACTTCATTAGGCTTAACTGTAAAACTTAGCGCTAGAGAATTGGAAGCGCTTTGCCATGTATTTCCTTGCCTGCCTCGACCAAGTGTTTGAAAAGAAGAAGAGAAAAGCAGTGGTTTTGTTGTGGAATTTGCTCTTAGGTACTCTAGTATTTGAGTTTGTGTTGAGTCACATTGAGGGCTATGAAAATGGATAACTTCAAGAGACATTAATATTTTCCATAGCTTTTCAAAGCTTCGTTAAAAAGTTAAATTATTTTATACAAAATTAATATAAAGGGGCCAACAACATGTCAATTATTGAAAGAACACAACCTAGAGAGATTAAGTTTACACCAGGAATTAATCCTTACGCGGCGGGTAGTGTCATTGCTGAATTTGGTAATACAAAAGTACATATCACTGCTTCTGTAGAAGAGAGTGTGCCAAGATTTTTGCTAAATAAAGGTCAAGGTTGGGTTACTGCTGAATATTCAATGCTTCCGTCTTCAACTCATACTCGTAATAGACGAGAAAGAGATAAGGTGAGCGGTAGAACTCAGGAGATTCAACGTCTCATTGGGAGAAGTCTTAGAGCTGTCATTGATATGGAAAAACTTGGCGAAAGATCAATACAGATTGATTGTGATGTTCTAGTAGCTGATGGTGGAACAAGAACGACTTCCATTTCTGGAGCGTACGTAGCACTTGAAATGGCCATAAAGAAATTAATGAAGGATGGGCTTCTGGATACTAATCCAATTAAAGAACCCCTGGCAGCTTTGAGCGTTGGTATTAACTCGCAAGGAAAAGTTATTGCTGATTTAAATTACGAAGAAGATTCAACTTGCGAAACAGATATGAATATTGTCATGACAAAATCTGGTAAATTTATAGAAGTTCAGGGAACTGCGGAGGGTGAGGCTTTTTCACGTGAACAGTTAAATGCAATTATCGACTGCGCGACTGAGTCGCTTAAAGTTGTTTTCACTGAGCAAGAAAAAGTTCTAGGTTAATATGAAATTTATTCTAGCATCTGGAAATACTCATAAGGCCCAAGAATTTTCTGAACTCTTAGATCCTAATATTCTTGAAGTTAGTGCGGCCAGCGAAAAGCTTGAAGTTGAAGAAAATGGTGTTTCTTATAATGAAAATGCATTTCTTAAGGCCAAAGCCTATTATGATAGATTTCAGCTTCCAGTGCTGTCTGATGATTCAGGTTTAAATGTTGCGGCTATTCCAAATGAGTTAGGTATTCACTCTGCGCGTTTTGGAGGAGATGGACTAACTGATAAAGATAGAGCATTGCTTTTACTAGAAAAAATGAAAAATATTGATAATAGAGATGCAAATTTTACATGTGTTCTTTGCTTTTACTTGAACCCTCAAGAAATTTTCTTTTTTGAGGGGAGGCTCCAAGGAAAGATTGGGCGAGAGTATCTTGGAGAGCACGGCTTTGGTTATGACCCTATATTTCACGGATTAGGGCCTTTTGAGGACCAGACAGTGGCCCAGGTGCCTGAATGGAAGCATGAGAACTCTCATCGATCAAAGGCCTGTAAAAGTGCACTGAAATTTTTCAAAGAAAGAAATTGCCAAATTGATTCATAGGCCTTATAAAATTTGAACCTAATTGTTTATGTCGGAGTGTAGCGCAGGGGTAGCGCACCTGCTTTGGGAGCAGGGGGTCGTAGGTTCAAATCCTATCACTCCGACCATTTTCTAATACTATCAACAACTTATACTATTTTTTTCTAAAGTCATTAATTAAAGTCTCTTCGAAGATTTCTTTTTCGAATTCAAGATCACAGCTGGGGTTTACTTCTGACACTGGTGTTGGACCTTTCCAGAGTTTAAAATAGATACTCCAAAAGCTTGGATTGGCGTCACTACTTCTAGTAAGTCTTGGTAAGTAAAGCCAAGAGATATTTGGATCACGATGATGGTTGAGATGGTAGTGGTAGTTGAGCCAGATCATATGAACGGGCAATGAGACTTTTAGATTCCACGCTCCGTTTCGAACATCTCTTTTGCTCCAAGCGTGGTCGGTATACTGCAAGCTGGACCATATGACAGCAAAGCTCCAGTAGCAAATAATCCAAGTCTTAAATGATAATGAAAGAGTGTAAATGAGAGCCGCCTGGATACTTATAGAAAAGAGTATTTCTAGACGCATAAGATTTTGTGGAGCACTCTTTCTGTCCAATCCACTTAGCATGTCATCAAAACCAGCTTTCTTCATTAAATCATTTTTTCTAAAGAAATCATTGTTAAATAACCAAGGACATAGAAGGAAGATAATATTTGCAAGTGGCGAGCTAGGCCAATAGAAGCCTGTCAAAAGTGTATAGATAATAAATTTCTTCATGAATTTACTATCTTTAGGGTAGTACTGATCAAATAGCTCAGCATCTGTTCGATTTCTCTTGTGATGCCCTAGATGAAAAATTTGTTGAAGAGTAAATGACGTTGGAAAGAAAGCAGCACTAACTCTTCCGAAAGTATTATTGATAAATTTATTTTTACAAAATGTTCCATGAACTGATTCATGTAGCAATGAGAATATTGTATTACCCGTGAGGGCAAAGCATAATGCCCAGGGTAGTATGAGTATAGAATTTTGATTAATATTTGCCATATATAGAAATGTTGTGGCCAAGCTATAGCTCACTACTGCAATTGCAATATTTCTTTTCATGGGAAATAGATTTCTAAATTCTTTTGCTTTATTGATGCTCATAATAATGTAAAATTATAGCATGACCAAAGCTACATATTTATTTTTTATCCTATTATTTATCATGATTTCTTGTTCAAAAGAAACTGACCCTGCTGCTGAAGAAAAATTCAATACTAGTCATGAGAAATTTCTTAATGATATATCGAAGAGATCAAAGAAGGTTCTAAGCGAAGATTTTTCTTTTTCTGGAGTTGAGCTTATTTATGTTCAATCTGGAAGTATATATTATCAATGGTTTGGTCATGTTTTTATTCGCTTTGTAGGTTCTGGTAAAACGTCTGATGAAGATTTAGGAGTAAGTTTTATTGCTGATTTTAATGAGTATGCGCTGGATAATCTCAAGGCCTATTATGGAGGCTATACTGTTTTACCTGTTGTTGATAAATGGGAAAACTATGTCAGAGATTACACTAAAGTCGAAAAGAGATATATTGATCGCTATATATTCCCAACAACTTTAGAGCAAAGAAATGATTTAAAGAAAGCACTAAAGAGCTGGATAAAGGATCCGAGTATTCCTGGGAGTTACTCATTTAGAAGAAATGGCTGTACTGCATTACTGTTAAAACTTATTGCTACCTTCTCTAAAGATATTGATTCCTCTAAAGTTCTATTTCCTATTGAAGTAGTGCACTACTTACAGCAAAAGAAGAAACTATCTTTTAGATATGAAAGAATTCTTCCTGAAAATTATAATAACTTAAAGAATGTGATTAATTTAGATAAAGATTACCAACTGTGATTAAAGTACCAGATAAAGCCACCTTTATAAGCTATTGTCTTTGGCAGTCTTTGGCCATGACTACTTTTGTTATAGTTTATGGTTTATGCAATCACTACGCATCACTACAGCAAAACCATTATAAGCTTTATTTTGATTGGGAATTGTCGATTCCTCATATCCCATTAATGATGTTGGCCTATAGAAGTTTGGATATTCTACTATGTAGTGTTTTGTTTCTTCTCTCAAAAGAAACGATGAAACAATATGCAAAGGCGATGATCTTTTCAGTTGTTGTCGCTGCTCCAATTTTTATTATCTTTCCGGCAAAACTTGGGTTTCCTAGACCTGAAGTACATGAATACTTTCAAGTTCTTTACGATATTCTTTATAAGATAGACAAACCTCATAACCTGTTACCATCAATGCATGTTGTGTATGCCTCAATTGGACTGTTTGCTATTAATTTCGAAAATGCATTTAGTAAGGGAGTTGTTCTTTTTACTTCAGTATGGTTAATGTTGATTTGCGCTTCGGTCGTGCTCGTTCATCAGCATCATATTCTTGATATACCAACAGGGCTTGGACTTGGTTATCTTTCTTATAGAATATTTATCAAAAAAAATTTAGTTAAAGAGTGAGTTTTGAAATTCCTTATCTCTTGGTAATTTATCCCAATACTGCCAAAACTTAATTACACTACTGTCGTGTTTGGCATAAAGTCCCCTATACTTAGGTTGCATGCCTTCAATGATTTCAATATCAGGTTTTAAAAATTCAATACCTAAAAAAGTCGTTAACTCTAATCTGAGCTTTTGAAATAGCTTCTTGTGAAGCCTTTTTTCAGGATTAGAGATACTTGTTAGAAAAATACGAGAGTTGTTCTGATCTATAGGGAGCGAAGTTATAAGAATATTGTCCCGTGTGTCCTTAAGTGTTATTGATAGAAAGTTTCCTCCATAACAATCAAGGCGAACAACATTTTCCTTTGTATTGATAAGACGAATGAATTTATCATATAAACTATTAGGAAGAACTTTCATTGCGTAGTCAGCACTTAAGTGGAATGAATTATTAGAATCGATTATTACATCCTCGCTTATCGTTCTACTGTGAATACAATCAAGGTGGTGGGTATCAAATCCATTGAATAGTAAAGCTTGATAGGGGGTTTTAAGTTCATAATTGGCCACACTTGAAGAGGTGTAAAGATTTTGATCCTCTAGTCTTGAAAAGATTGGAAAGTCAAATTTCACCTTACTACCAAGATATCCAAAAATAATGCCAACTTCTTCTTTTATACTTAACGAGATCGTATGTGCATTTGTTGGAATTTCATCACTTCCAAAAATGGTAGTGCATTTCCCATGATTATTAAATTGTCTAAAGTGAAAAGGACATAGAGGCCCATCTTCTATTATCTTTGCTCTATTAAGGTCAGTACCCATGTGAGGACAGAACCTTTTTATGGCACCAACTTTATTCGTCTTTGATCTGAAGACAAGTA contains these protein-coding regions:
- a CDS encoding DUF192 domain-containing protein — its product is MKRYLIECNDLKICNNAKVAKSFSSRLIGLMFKESMKDFDGLLITQCNSIHTFFMKYDLDLIFLNKDYEVIKVIENMKPWRMSLMYFSATQVLEVVAGTLQGRIVKGNKLDIKCIN
- a CDS encoding FHA domain-containing protein is translated as MYKLVVVGGKLRGEEFVLENGENTLGRSEECSIPFAVNGVSKKHMAVTVTGDAAYLQDLGSSNGTFLNGKIVKRATIKNGDKIALPDSILQVVYVAEKKVVIKKRATSEEDEDDVDFITDIPPVPESLPAKIIWAFKYKVMPVFHGINEEYEWRVLFGILLALLSVVTITLTIFPVIQTSRRTLLLETAERGAHYAEEIARTNAKALETKNLDQLNTAFMNNIKDVKSYDLFDLEGRIVRPLVRMNSYIDDTHSIKVKEWAEKTKNDELSVYKKRLPDDEIGIGRKIVSYNFKTGVMEPVGVIAIRFSPKSLAVEAQESTKSYLEALMTSFLVAIIFFAIVYYLTIRPLEEMKYQIEESLRGKRRNVESRFLFSEMNGLRSSVNSILQRIRELQSEEADSEFAEMESDEGYVNSLKEFMRGAGVGVIVLNSEKSVEAVNNEAEDITGIRESSSQGMNISDVSREKGFAGTVIELCDNSANNGGTNQEGEYELQGNPYAIHVTALLGRDNFAKAFYITFVKA
- a CDS encoding FHA domain-containing protein; protein product: MKSQNVRITRDLTRPEAEGVHFRLLCMTGKNKGLVYYLKGKRVVLGRSDKIDVQVLDTKSSREHAELTRFGNTYIATDLGSQNGIIINDLKVSQHQLTDGDKIIIGQTVFKFNIIVVKNELIEVDEEDEDEEDDDEEYEEEVTKKSKKKAASPADKKKKLIYAAVAVLLVVMFLPSEPPKKTTKKPVVAKEDKSLAEVLRNRNKDYDQETEEKIDVILHRGYRELRENNYMRAIEEFNMALILSPNHGRASASLEKSKMLLDEQVKSQFNKAKREIDSLKYQKAVRIYCSILRYLQEKPEDERYKRADKEIKAIIDEQGLRADEVKCF
- a CDS encoding FHA domain-containing protein; translation: MKLSVSKNNIPYEDFDLTSELTIAGQGLSFLIGRSSECHVHLDDKMVSREHAVLEFNQNKWKIRQVSEYSPLNINGKTVTESEINSGDMIMIGPFALTCFVTNLSIPAKEEANEEIVEENIAEEAVEGEDVFTETIAVSSEEAIQEDPLDLDNENEDVDDLDPVTNAGGSSQIGEATSFFSGQNDEVEFPEDNDGTESFGEQIDGEADQYSDEYADDGYEDDYGLDDDYEEDDKTQVLQSFASFALELFGEFAPYDKYNIEETEVIIGRDPAKCHIVLNDPEVSSTHAKLKKNNITCILEDLQSGNGTILNGERINQTVLTNSDEFIIGSTTFTFHVGSDFLDKEKDRLMPVEENQSVEVEEVVEVSEDYEGDVEDFEFTEGGTFGETESVGPVPLFSKAALKDPVQRKKLIYGVVGILLAIVFLAPDPATEVSKKNKEKNAKIEAGPKKALSTPEIKLKPEQLEFVDAQYQLAKELIETGKYEQAIFEIDKLKQVIPEYKNSNQLYNVAKTNLARIEELERKRREEIRKKVLLAKVAKLVVKAKEATKERQEALARSLFQEILSLDPENFDVPQLKLELDEWKKEIDRIAVEKAAREAERKRQIKELEPGKTYYTKGDWHRATLKLETFLRLQGMDADLVKEATKMLKESKENLNNVIQPLLGKARSLSEGQDLKGSYETYNKILSFDPTHREALNEMDAIRTTLYTRSRKVFREAIIAESLSLFNEAKEKFQEVQQISPSDSEYYQKATDKLKNYLE
- a CDS encoding PP2C family serine/threonine-protein phosphatase is translated as MVKLKSYSVHTNQGPYLQINEDDAVVDLKNKLYLIFDGFGGSNIGDKAVAQLKESILKFYTKIGGDPDSTFPFYYSHKYLIEGNALVNSMHLAHANLKKENQQKDLSSRGGASCIAASLADSILTFASTGNCCGYIFRRGVLKRIVHPDSLEALSEDSYEIQFRTTPMSGFGLFDDLHLNVLEHKVIPGDLFVLMTDGAYSRLSNDEIKHIIEVADTNDGTKIDKINELANQRGNLDNQSTIFLQF
- a CDS encoding response regulator; the encoded protein is MAEKILVADDSLTIQKVIAITLANTDYELVECLSHKELVSQLESDTFKLVLLDFNLSDSKSGYELGQEIKKLSSDVSVLAMLGTFDTVDDQQLSDSGIEDKIVKPFESEKFIQKCRALIENSDATLEDDFAEVEIQQDFGNDEIEEEQEIGSDWVVDSPKPDDISSSSLEEVDQKPTSAEFDTDTAKNALSEEMNSWGIEVPDVIGEEKKFGIFPPKIESDNVEQSLEENLPDESDLVYPEFGTSEFEELDLDDDEDLDATDPSFQMPTDFNESTENVLSIEEEIDGDEFWAVDEDGESDSSNVVSIEDVTQLSPSENISDIDDLDDLEEEEVDQIFSDLENEIDSEKESYHVAETKNIPIEKLDFDSDEIVAQVKESLTPILEELVKKFCKDKIEQVAWEVIPDLAENLIKKEIKDISDSLES
- a CDS encoding biotin--[acetyl-CoA-carboxylase] ligase, yielding MSLEVIHFHSPQCDSTQTQILEYLRANSTTKPLLFSSSFQTLGRGRQGNTWQSASNSLALSFTVKPNEVLTLTSLELGVLICDFLSLYKLQLKWPNDILTHDLFKCGGILCQTYSEKIVAGLGLNLGQSEKIEKCEEFKFGRSSITNKSLSNEEIKNISLELYEYILSNRISSIEVIKKWNDKCAHMNKNVLIKDDTFHLEGVFKGIGSSGEALIEDKGLIQKAYSGSIYLI
- the rph gene encoding ribonuclease PH; translated protein: MSIIERTQPREIKFTPGINPYAAGSVIAEFGNTKVHITASVEESVPRFLLNKGQGWVTAEYSMLPSSTHTRNRRERDKVSGRTQEIQRLIGRSLRAVIDMEKLGERSIQIDCDVLVADGGTRTTSISGAYVALEMAIKKLMKDGLLDTNPIKEPLAALSVGINSQGKVIADLNYEEDSTCETDMNIVMTKSGKFIEVQGTAEGEAFSREQLNAIIDCATESLKVVFTEQEKVLG